One Vespula pensylvanica isolate Volc-1 chromosome 3, ASM1446617v1, whole genome shotgun sequence DNA window includes the following coding sequences:
- the LOC122628126 gene encoding transmembrane 9 superfamily member 4 isoform X1 yields the protein MGRIKRNVSILVIISFLIETNGFYVPGVAPVEFKKGQKIDVKAVKMTSTHTQLPYEYYSLKFCRPKNGTFIYKSENLGEVLRGDRIVNTPYEVMMKQDISCRLLCHGPNNPMTWNEEESRCAIERIQHDYSVHLLIDNLPAATKKFHKGTNSEVVYHGYRLGGVIGDQVYINNHLILKLGYHEHGENQFRVVEFEVEARSVDINQLKYEGNTCILPSQTSPQFVNPKSTRLLFLYSVEWKKSDVSWASRWDTYLGMNDVEIHWFSIINSLIVVFFLYGILTTIMVRTLRRDIARYNAGDSDSLAGLDETIEETGWKLVHGDVFRPPPNSRLFAAVIGNGIQIFFMALITIFFAMLGMLSPASRGALGTCAIFLFVFSGSIAGYFSARLYKTMRGREWRRAALLTATLYPGIVFTTCFFLNFFIWGKHSSGAVPFTTMLALLCLWFGISLPLVYLGYFFGYRKHPFTHPVRTNQIPRQIPDQLWYMNPIFCTLMAGILPFGAVYIELFFILTALWENQFYYLFGFLFLVFCILVISCSQISIVMVYLQLCAEDYRWWWRSFIVNGGSAVYMLAYSIFYFMTKLEITELVPTLMYFAYTALMVLTFWLLTGTIGFFAAYAFIRKIYAAVK from the exons ATG ggaagaataaaaaggaatgttTCTATCCTTgtgataatatcttttttaattgaaacaaaTGGCTTTTATGTACCGGGTGTTGCACCAGTTGAATTTAAGAAAGGGCAGAAAATTGATGTTAAAGCAGTTAAAATGACAAGTACTCATACACAATTACcatatgaatattattctcTTAAGTTTTGTAGACCAAAGAAtggaacatttatttataaatcagaaAATTTGGGAGAAGTATTACGTGGTGATAG GATTGTAAATACACCATATGAAGTTATGATGAAACAAGATATAAGCTGTAGACTTTTATGTCATGGACCAAATAATCCAATGACCTGGAATGAAGAAGAATCTCGATGTGCAATAGAACGTATTCAGCATGATTATTCCGTTCATTT attaatagataatttGCCAGCTGCTACGAAGAAATTTCATAAAGGAACTAACAGTGAAGTAGTTTATCATGGATATAGATTAGGAGGTGTTATAGGTGATCaagtttatattaataatcatttgatATTGAAATTAGGATATCACGAACACGGAGA AAATCAATTTAGAGTAGTAGAATTTGAAGTGGAAGCTCGATCAGTTGatataaatcaattgaaatatgaaggaaatacatgtatattaccTTCTCAAACAAGCCCGCAATTTGTTAATCCTAAAAGTACTAGATTGTTATTCTTATATTCCGTGGAATGGAAAAAATCAGATGTGAGTTGGGCAAGCAGATGGGACACATATCTAGGAATGAATGACGTTGAAATTCATTGGTTCTCTATTATAAATTCACTCATTGtagttttttttctatatg GTATTCTTACAACGATCATGGTAAGGACTCTTAGAAGAGATATAGCTCGTTATAATGCAGGTGACAGTGATAGTCTAGCTGGTTTAGATGAAACCATTGAAGAGACTGGTTGGAAATTAGTTCACGGAGATGTTTTCAGACCACCTCCCAATTCACGTTTGTTTGCTGCAGTAATAGGCAATGgcattcaaatattttttatggcACTAATTACAATat TTTTTGCCATGCTTGGAATGCTTTCACCAGCAAGTAGAGGAGCATTAGGAACTTGtgctatatttttatttgtattttctggATCAATCGCTGGATATTTTTCCGCACGCCTCTATAAAACTATGCGAGGACGAGAATGGAGAAGAGCTGCACTATTG ACAGCAACACTTTATCCTGGTATAGTGTTTACTACATGCTTTTTCCTAAATTTCTTCATATGGGGAAAACACAGTTCAGGAGCAGTTCCATTTACTACTATGTTAGCATTGCTTTGTCTGTGGTTTGGAATCTCACTTCCTTTAGTATATCTTGGATATTTCTTTGGTTATCGTAAACATCCATTTACACATCCTGTGAGAACAAATCAAATTCCTAGGCAAATTCCAGATCAGTTATGGTATATGAATCCAATATTCTG TACATTAATGGCTGGTATACTACCATTTGGTGCTGTGTACATAGAATTATTCTTCATTTTGACTGCATTATGggaaaatcaattttactatctttttggatttttatttttagtattttGTATTCTTGTCATTTCATGTTCTCAAATATCTATAGTTATGGTGTATTTGCAGTTATGCGCAgaa gATTATAGATGGTGGTGGAGAAGTTTTATAGTTAATGGTGGATCAGCTGTATATATGTTAgcatattcgattttttactttatgaCCAAATTAGAAATAACAGAATTGGTTCCAACGTTGATGTATTTTGCATATACGGCTTTAATGGTGCTTACATTTTGGTTGTTAACTGGTACAATTGGCTTCTTCGCTGCATATGCtttcattcgaaaaatatatgcaGCAGTTAAATAG
- the LOC122628126 gene encoding transmembrane 9 superfamily member 4 isoform X2 yields MTSTHTQLPYEYYSLKFCRPKNGTFIYKSENLGEVLRGDRIVNTPYEVMMKQDISCRLLCHGPNNPMTWNEEESRCAIERIQHDYSVHLLIDNLPAATKKFHKGTNSEVVYHGYRLGGVIGDQVYINNHLILKLGYHEHGENQFRVVEFEVEARSVDINQLKYEGNTCILPSQTSPQFVNPKSTRLLFLYSVEWKKSDVSWASRWDTYLGMNDVEIHWFSIINSLIVVFFLYGILTTIMVRTLRRDIARYNAGDSDSLAGLDETIEETGWKLVHGDVFRPPPNSRLFAAVIGNGIQIFFMALITIFFAMLGMLSPASRGALGTCAIFLFVFSGSIAGYFSARLYKTMRGREWRRAALLTATLYPGIVFTTCFFLNFFIWGKHSSGAVPFTTMLALLCLWFGISLPLVYLGYFFGYRKHPFTHPVRTNQIPRQIPDQLWYMNPIFCTLMAGILPFGAVYIELFFILTALWENQFYYLFGFLFLVFCILVISCSQISIVMVYLQLCAEDYRWWWRSFIVNGGSAVYMLAYSIFYFMTKLEITELVPTLMYFAYTALMVLTFWLLTGTIGFFAAYAFIRKIYAAVK; encoded by the exons ATGACAAGTACTCATACACAATTACcatatgaatattattctcTTAAGTTTTGTAGACCAAAGAAtggaacatttatttataaatcagaaAATTTGGGAGAAGTATTACGTGGTGATAG GATTGTAAATACACCATATGAAGTTATGATGAAACAAGATATAAGCTGTAGACTTTTATGTCATGGACCAAATAATCCAATGACCTGGAATGAAGAAGAATCTCGATGTGCAATAGAACGTATTCAGCATGATTATTCCGTTCATTT attaatagataatttGCCAGCTGCTACGAAGAAATTTCATAAAGGAACTAACAGTGAAGTAGTTTATCATGGATATAGATTAGGAGGTGTTATAGGTGATCaagtttatattaataatcatttgatATTGAAATTAGGATATCACGAACACGGAGA AAATCAATTTAGAGTAGTAGAATTTGAAGTGGAAGCTCGATCAGTTGatataaatcaattgaaatatgaaggaaatacatgtatattaccTTCTCAAACAAGCCCGCAATTTGTTAATCCTAAAAGTACTAGATTGTTATTCTTATATTCCGTGGAATGGAAAAAATCAGATGTGAGTTGGGCAAGCAGATGGGACACATATCTAGGAATGAATGACGTTGAAATTCATTGGTTCTCTATTATAAATTCACTCATTGtagttttttttctatatg GTATTCTTACAACGATCATGGTAAGGACTCTTAGAAGAGATATAGCTCGTTATAATGCAGGTGACAGTGATAGTCTAGCTGGTTTAGATGAAACCATTGAAGAGACTGGTTGGAAATTAGTTCACGGAGATGTTTTCAGACCACCTCCCAATTCACGTTTGTTTGCTGCAGTAATAGGCAATGgcattcaaatattttttatggcACTAATTACAATat TTTTTGCCATGCTTGGAATGCTTTCACCAGCAAGTAGAGGAGCATTAGGAACTTGtgctatatttttatttgtattttctggATCAATCGCTGGATATTTTTCCGCACGCCTCTATAAAACTATGCGAGGACGAGAATGGAGAAGAGCTGCACTATTG ACAGCAACACTTTATCCTGGTATAGTGTTTACTACATGCTTTTTCCTAAATTTCTTCATATGGGGAAAACACAGTTCAGGAGCAGTTCCATTTACTACTATGTTAGCATTGCTTTGTCTGTGGTTTGGAATCTCACTTCCTTTAGTATATCTTGGATATTTCTTTGGTTATCGTAAACATCCATTTACACATCCTGTGAGAACAAATCAAATTCCTAGGCAAATTCCAGATCAGTTATGGTATATGAATCCAATATTCTG TACATTAATGGCTGGTATACTACCATTTGGTGCTGTGTACATAGAATTATTCTTCATTTTGACTGCATTATGggaaaatcaattttactatctttttggatttttatttttagtattttGTATTCTTGTCATTTCATGTTCTCAAATATCTATAGTTATGGTGTATTTGCAGTTATGCGCAgaa gATTATAGATGGTGGTGGAGAAGTTTTATAGTTAATGGTGGATCAGCTGTATATATGTTAgcatattcgattttttactttatgaCCAAATTAGAAATAACAGAATTGGTTCCAACGTTGATGTATTTTGCATATACGGCTTTAATGGTGCTTACATTTTGGTTGTTAACTGGTACAATTGGCTTCTTCGCTGCATATGCtttcattcgaaaaatatatgcaGCAGTTAAATAG
- the LOC122628131 gene encoding neuroguidin isoform X1: MVQAIDEMEQRDLPQAFRLLGEMNANVLQVNQLVDNMLVRVKNGEISTDKGLSFLEMKYHMLLSYLINLTYVVLRKCSGERIEGDPSIDRLIEIRTVLEKIRPIDHKLKYQIDKLVKTAVTGTTNSNDPINFKANPDAIIAKIDSFDEESDSDQDGDEDGFKSSQSRKSNIYVPPKLAAVHYDGDETAAEKMRKAGERARRRAVSGAVLRELKEEYLDAPIEDAQGLIEKQASLGRENKRKIEYEENYMTRLPVTKQEKHRRRQITTLGTLGDEITSFGETSSVPTKTRKTQKKGKAKRSFKKKRHH, translated from the exons ATGGTACAA GCAATCGATGAAATGGAACAAAGGGATCTCCCACAGGCTTTTCGCCTGCTTGGGGAAATGAATGCTAATGTCCTACAAGTAAACCAACTTGTAGATAATATGTTGGTTCGtgtaaaaaatggagaaatttCTACGGACAAGGGTCTTAGTTtcttagaaatgaaatatcatatGTTACTTTCctatcttattaatttaactTACGTAGTTTTAAGAAAATGTTCAGGTGAACGTATCGAAGGTGACCCCTCTATTGATCGCCTTATTGAAATCAGGACAGTCCTAGAAAAAATCCGACCAATAGATCACAAGctaaaatatcaaatagatAAACTTGTTAAGACTGCAGTAACTGGTACCACTAACAGTAATGATCCCATTAACTTTAAAGCAAATCCTGATGCAATAATTGCTAAAATTGATAGTTTTGATGAAGAGTCGGATAGTGATCAAGACGGCGATGAAGATGGTTTTAAATCGTCTCAAAGCAGGAAATCAAATATCTATGTGCCACCAAAACTTGCTGCCGTTCACTATG ACGGAGATGAAACAGCAGCAGAGAAGATGCGTAAAGCTGGTGAAAGAGCCCGCAGACGTGCAGTCTCAGGTGCGGTATTAAGGGAATTGAAAGAAGAATACCTAGATGCACCAATAGAGGATGCACAAGGCTTAATTGAAAAACAAGCTAGTTTGGGGCGTGAGAACAAGCGAAAGATCGAATACGAGGAGAACTACATGACACGTTTACCTGTtacgaaacaagaaaaacataGACGCCGTCAGATAACAACTCTTGGTACTCTTGGTGATGAAATTACTAGTTTTGGAGAGACTTCATCTGTACCAactaaaacaagaaaaactcagaaaaagggaaaagctaaaagaa GTTTTAAGAAAAAACGGCACCACTAA
- the LOC122628131 gene encoding neuroguidin isoform X2, with product MKAIDEMEQRDLPQAFRLLGEMNANVLQVNQLVDNMLVRVKNGEISTDKGLSFLEMKYHMLLSYLINLTYVVLRKCSGERIEGDPSIDRLIEIRTVLEKIRPIDHKLKYQIDKLVKTAVTGTTNSNDPINFKANPDAIIAKIDSFDEESDSDQDGDEDGFKSSQSRKSNIYVPPKLAAVHYDGDETAAEKMRKAGERARRRAVSGAVLRELKEEYLDAPIEDAQGLIEKQASLGRENKRKIEYEENYMTRLPVTKQEKHRRRQITTLGTLGDEITSFGETSSVPTKTRKTQKKGKAKRSFKKKRHH from the exons ATGAAA GCAATCGATGAAATGGAACAAAGGGATCTCCCACAGGCTTTTCGCCTGCTTGGGGAAATGAATGCTAATGTCCTACAAGTAAACCAACTTGTAGATAATATGTTGGTTCGtgtaaaaaatggagaaatttCTACGGACAAGGGTCTTAGTTtcttagaaatgaaatatcatatGTTACTTTCctatcttattaatttaactTACGTAGTTTTAAGAAAATGTTCAGGTGAACGTATCGAAGGTGACCCCTCTATTGATCGCCTTATTGAAATCAGGACAGTCCTAGAAAAAATCCGACCAATAGATCACAAGctaaaatatcaaatagatAAACTTGTTAAGACTGCAGTAACTGGTACCACTAACAGTAATGATCCCATTAACTTTAAAGCAAATCCTGATGCAATAATTGCTAAAATTGATAGTTTTGATGAAGAGTCGGATAGTGATCAAGACGGCGATGAAGATGGTTTTAAATCGTCTCAAAGCAGGAAATCAAATATCTATGTGCCACCAAAACTTGCTGCCGTTCACTATG ACGGAGATGAAACAGCAGCAGAGAAGATGCGTAAAGCTGGTGAAAGAGCCCGCAGACGTGCAGTCTCAGGTGCGGTATTAAGGGAATTGAAAGAAGAATACCTAGATGCACCAATAGAGGATGCACAAGGCTTAATTGAAAAACAAGCTAGTTTGGGGCGTGAGAACAAGCGAAAGATCGAATACGAGGAGAACTACATGACACGTTTACCTGTtacgaaacaagaaaaacataGACGCCGTCAGATAACAACTCTTGGTACTCTTGGTGATGAAATTACTAGTTTTGGAGAGACTTCATCTGTACCAactaaaacaagaaaaactcagaaaaagggaaaagctaaaagaa GTTTTAAGAAAAAACGGCACCACTAA